In Streptomyces sp. NBC_01717, one DNA window encodes the following:
- a CDS encoding MFS transporter has protein sequence MPSNSPTPADGPRDAADTPHGPTGPRDPSAAPRTATAHPAAPVPVSAPSPERADPIDPKPSPALRDRAPAAASPEPTPRGYRAVFAVREFRAVFAAHLLSLLGVVVSELALTVLVYDLTGSPLLSALTFALGFLPYLVGGTLFAGVADRYPARRVLVTCDLICAGCVAVMVLPGTPVGGLLALRCLVASVSPVFTGTRMAALTDILGEGDLYVLGRSLLRIVSQSALLIGFGVGGVLLAALSARGAITITVGTFLCSAALLRFGTRNRPARTGGDRGGALLKESLAGARIVLADRRIRALMLLFWVPALFVVAPEALAAPYADEIGLGPAALGLLMCAMPVGHIAAELYAGAVLAPRVRSRIVLPVAATGLLPLLLYGLRPGMALTLVALALAGVGAAYIIGLDQWFVDAVPEELRGRAMTLLTAGLMTVQGIGMALAGLAAEFLPVHRVVADSGVIGVVCTLLLVREVSRTARATAPVDGSRTEVRDGADQHMTSG, from the coding sequence ATGCCGAGCAACAGCCCCACCCCGGCGGACGGCCCCCGCGACGCGGCGGACACCCCGCACGGTCCGACGGGCCCACGCGACCCGTCGGCCGCGCCCCGCACCGCGACCGCCCACCCCGCCGCACCGGTGCCGGTCTCGGCCCCTTCCCCGGAGCGCGCCGACCCCATTGACCCGAAGCCGTCGCCCGCGCTCCGGGACCGGGCCCCCGCCGCCGCGTCCCCGGAGCCCACCCCCCGCGGTTACCGTGCGGTCTTCGCCGTGCGGGAGTTCCGCGCCGTCTTCGCCGCCCATCTGCTCTCCCTCCTCGGCGTCGTGGTCAGCGAGCTCGCGCTCACCGTCCTCGTCTACGACCTCACCGGCTCGCCCCTGCTCAGCGCCCTCACGTTCGCGCTCGGCTTCCTGCCGTACCTCGTCGGCGGCACGCTCTTCGCCGGGGTCGCCGACCGCTACCCGGCCCGCCGGGTTCTCGTCACCTGCGATCTGATCTGCGCGGGCTGCGTCGCCGTCATGGTGCTGCCGGGCACCCCGGTCGGCGGGCTCCTCGCGCTGCGCTGTCTCGTCGCCTCCGTGTCGCCCGTCTTCACCGGGACGCGGATGGCCGCGCTCACCGACATCCTCGGCGAGGGCGACCTCTATGTACTGGGCCGCTCGCTGCTGCGGATCGTCTCGCAGAGCGCGCTGCTGATCGGTTTCGGCGTGGGCGGTGTGCTGCTTGCCGCGCTGTCCGCGCGCGGGGCGATCACAATCACTGTCGGGACGTTCCTCTGCTCGGCGGCCCTGCTCCGCTTCGGCACCCGCAACCGGCCCGCCAGGACCGGCGGTGACCGAGGCGGCGCGCTGCTCAAGGAATCACTGGCCGGGGCCCGCATCGTCCTCGCCGACCGCAGAATCCGCGCGCTGATGCTGCTCTTCTGGGTACCCGCGCTGTTCGTCGTCGCACCGGAGGCTCTCGCCGCCCCGTACGCGGACGAGATCGGCCTCGGCCCGGCCGCCCTGGGGCTGCTGATGTGCGCGATGCCGGTCGGGCACATCGCCGCCGAGCTGTACGCGGGCGCCGTGCTGGCCCCGCGGGTCCGCTCCCGGATCGTGCTGCCGGTCGCCGCCACCGGGCTGCTGCCGCTCCTGCTGTACGGGCTCCGCCCCGGTATGGCGCTGACCCTGGTCGCGCTCGCCCTGGCCGGGGTGGGGGCGGCGTACATCATCGGCCTCGACCAGTGGTTCGTCGACGCCGTCCCGGAGGAGCTGCGGGGCCGAGCCATGACCCTGCTCACCGCAGGACTGATGACGGTCCAGGGCATCGGCATGGCCCTCGCCGGCCTTGCCGCCGAGTTCCTCCCCGTGCACCGGGTGGTCGCCGACTCCGGGGTGATCGGCGTCGTCTGCACCCTTCTGCTCGTCCGCGAGGTCAGCAGAACCGCACGCGCAACCGCACCTGTGGACGGTAGCCGGACCGAAGTACGAGACGGGGCTGACCAGCATATGACCAGTGGGTAA
- a CDS encoding ArsR/SmtB family transcription factor, protein MPFHLHFDESDLLRCRFALSPLWETQAAVRTLLHPGRHGYHQPWLRRIQDAAAGLDLGPLWSLMPEGGHNPDFLCPPPLGPYASFEEEIAGVRAIDPRLIREDLALTLADQPGALDSPAGQALLADPARALHELAALLEQAWRTLVEPDWPRLRALLEADIAYHSRRLAEVGFARLLGELSPQLRWTDSTLTLVGMKGRHSRVLGGQGLVLMPSVFAWPDVVSGYEPPWLPAVIYPARGIGGLWTEPADRTPQTLARLLGRARADVLCALDEPAGTSALAHRLGLAPSSVSAHLSVLRAAGLLTSRRYGHQVLYERTPLGIALAVTSGADTG, encoded by the coding sequence ATGCCGTTCCATCTGCATTTCGACGAGAGCGATCTGCTTCGCTGCCGGTTCGCGCTCTCCCCGCTCTGGGAGACCCAGGCCGCGGTGCGCACGCTTCTGCATCCGGGGCGGCACGGCTATCACCAGCCATGGCTGCGGCGCATCCAGGACGCCGCCGCGGGTCTCGACCTCGGGCCGCTGTGGTCGTTGATGCCGGAGGGCGGACACAACCCGGACTTCCTCTGTCCGCCGCCGCTGGGGCCCTACGCCTCGTTCGAGGAGGAGATCGCCGGCGTACGCGCCATCGATCCCCGGCTCATCCGCGAGGACCTGGCCCTGACGCTCGCCGACCAGCCGGGTGCACTGGACTCCCCTGCCGGGCAGGCGCTGCTCGCCGACCCCGCGCGGGCGCTGCACGAGCTGGCCGCACTGCTGGAACAAGCCTGGCGGACCCTGGTCGAGCCGGACTGGCCGCGGCTGCGCGCGCTGCTGGAGGCGGACATCGCGTACCACTCGCGCCGGCTGGCCGAGGTCGGCTTCGCTCGGCTGCTCGGCGAGCTGAGTCCCCAGCTCAGGTGGACGGACTCGACCCTCACGCTGGTCGGGATGAAGGGCCGGCACTCCCGGGTGCTCGGCGGGCAGGGCCTCGTCCTGATGCCGAGCGTGTTCGCCTGGCCGGATGTCGTCAGCGGATACGAACCGCCCTGGCTGCCCGCGGTGATCTATCCCGCGCGTGGGATCGGCGGGCTGTGGACGGAGCCCGCCGACCGTACGCCACAGACGCTCGCCCGACTGCTCGGCCGGGCGCGGGCCGACGTACTGTGCGCGCTCGACGAACCGGCCGGGACGAGCGCCCTCGCCCACCGGCTGGGCCTCGCGCCGTCCTCCGTGTCGGCCCATCTGTCGGTGCTGCGGGCGGCGGGGCTGCTGACGTCACGGCGGTACGGACATCAGGTGCTGTACGAGCGCACGCCGCTCGGGATCGCACTCGCGGTGACGTCCGGCGCGGACACCGGGTGA
- a CDS encoding MTH1187 family thiamine-binding protein — MIVAFSVSPLGVGEDVGEYVADAVRVVRESGLPNRTDAMFTSIEGEWDEVMDVVKRAVAAVEARAGRVSLVLKADIRPGVTDGLTSKVETVERYLAD, encoded by the coding sequence ATGATCGTCGCCTTCTCCGTCAGCCCGCTGGGTGTCGGTGAGGACGTCGGTGAGTACGTCGCCGACGCCGTCCGAGTCGTCCGCGAGTCCGGCCTGCCCAACCGTACGGACGCCATGTTCACCTCCATCGAAGGTGAGTGGGACGAGGTCATGGACGTCGTCAAGCGGGCGGTCGCGGCCGTCGAGGCCCGCGCCGGACGTGTCTCCCTCGTACTGAAGGCCGATATCCGCCCCGGCGTCACCGACGGCCTGACCTCCAAGGTCGAGACGGTCGAGCGCTACCTCGCGGACTGA
- a CDS encoding DUF3817 domain-containing protein codes for MDIKTATALHRLRLISIPEALSFPALIIFGSILSRVSDIDFLMMPLGMLHGVLFVIYAVLLLDVWSKTKWPFKRVAFFFLLALLPFGGLYGDKVLKRYEADGVIAARARREGVVSA; via the coding sequence GTGGACATCAAGACCGCCACCGCCCTGCACCGGCTGCGCCTCATCTCGATTCCCGAGGCGCTCTCCTTCCCGGCGCTGATCATCTTTGGCTCGATCCTCAGCCGTGTCTCCGACATCGACTTCCTGATGATGCCGCTCGGCATGCTGCACGGCGTCCTCTTCGTGATCTACGCCGTCCTGCTGCTGGACGTCTGGTCCAAGACCAAGTGGCCGTTCAAGCGCGTCGCGTTCTTCTTCCTGCTGGCGCTGCTCCCGTTCGGCGGGCTGTACGGCGACAAGGTGCTGAAGCGCTACGAGGCCGATGGGGTCATCGCCGCCCGCGCCCGCCGGGAAGGCGTGGTCAGCGCATGA
- a CDS encoding AIM24 family protein produces the protein MFRLQGSKTLAVDLTGDAVKAKNGSMVAYDGRMAFKKMSGGGEGIRGMVTRRLTGEQMTVMEVTGQGTCYFADRASEINLVSLRGEKLYVEASNLLCTDAGLRTGTTFTGLRGGATGNGLFTTTVEGTGQAAIMSDGSAVVLRVTAQYPLFVDPGAYIAHQGNLQQHFQSGVNFRTLMGEGSGESFQIRFEGEGLVYVQPSERNTIGGDV, from the coding sequence ATGTTCCGACTCCAAGGCAGCAAGACGCTCGCCGTCGATCTCACCGGCGACGCCGTCAAGGCGAAGAACGGCTCGATGGTCGCGTACGACGGCCGGATGGCGTTCAAGAAGATGTCCGGCGGCGGTGAGGGGATCCGCGGCATGGTGACCCGCCGGCTCACCGGCGAGCAGATGACCGTGATGGAAGTGACAGGGCAGGGCACCTGCTACTTCGCCGACCGCGCGAGCGAGATCAACCTCGTGTCGCTGCGCGGCGAGAAGCTCTATGTGGAGGCGAGCAATCTGCTCTGCACCGACGCCGGGCTGCGCACCGGCACCACCTTCACCGGGCTGCGCGGCGGGGCGACCGGCAACGGCCTGTTCACCACCACCGTCGAGGGCACCGGCCAGGCGGCGATCATGTCGGACGGCTCGGCCGTGGTGCTGCGGGTGACGGCCCAGTACCCGCTGTTCGTCGACCCCGGCGCGTACATCGCCCACCAGGGCAACCTCCAGCAGCACTTCCAGTCCGGGGTGAACTTCCGGACGCTGATGGGCGAGGGCTCGGGCGAGTCGTTCCAGATCCGGTTCGAGGGCGAGGGCCTCGTCTACGTGCAGCCGAGCGAGCGGAACACCATCGGGGGCGATGTCTGA
- a CDS encoding AIM24 family protein — MPFREINSKMVEATVVPGQKMFSQRGAMLAYRGEVSFTPNIQGGQGGLMSMIGRRVANEATPLMTVEGSGTVMFGHGGHHIQVINLAGDTLYVEADRLLAFDGTLQQGTMFMGAQGGVMGMVRGQVTGQGLFTTTLKGHGAVAVMAHGGVIELPITPGREVHVDPQAYVAHHGDVRNKLSTALGWRDMVGRGSGEAFQLELSGSGAVYVQASEEKL; from the coding sequence ATGCCGTTCCGTGAGATCAACTCGAAGATGGTCGAGGCGACGGTGGTCCCCGGCCAGAAGATGTTCAGCCAGCGCGGCGCGATGCTCGCGTACCGCGGCGAGGTGTCGTTCACGCCGAACATCCAGGGCGGCCAGGGCGGCCTGATGTCGATGATCGGCCGACGGGTGGCGAACGAGGCGACCCCGCTGATGACGGTCGAGGGCAGCGGCACGGTGATGTTCGGCCACGGCGGCCACCACATCCAGGTGATCAACCTGGCCGGCGACACCCTCTACGTGGAGGCCGACCGGCTGCTCGCCTTCGACGGGACGTTGCAGCAGGGCACGATGTTCATGGGTGCGCAGGGCGGGGTCATGGGCATGGTGCGCGGTCAGGTGACCGGGCAGGGCCTGTTCACCACGACACTGAAGGGCCATGGCGCGGTCGCGGTGATGGCGCACGGCGGGGTGATCGAGCTGCCGATCACCCCGGGCCGCGAGGTGCATGTGGACCCCCAGGCGTATGTCGCGCACCACGGCGACGTACGCAACAAGCTCTCCACCGCGCTCGGCTGGCGCGACATGGTGGGGCGCGGCTCCGGCGAGGCGTTCCAGCTGGAGCTCAGCGGCAGTGGCGCGGTGTACGTCCAGGCGTCGGAGGAGAAGCTGTGA